The Natator depressus isolate rNatDep1 chromosome 11, rNatDep2.hap1, whole genome shotgun sequence genome includes a window with the following:
- the LOC141996202 gene encoding antigen-presenting glycoprotein CD1d-like, giving the protein MALLGDLETHSLDCSTCRIRFLQPWAHQGLTPRQWQDLETMFHRYLSNFILLMNKGVKDEGEHYPFVIQVSAGCELHLNGTSRQFCDSAVNGEDFISFNMDSGTWVTQRRDKLVLKPLDFLNQDKSTSATAQFLLRTTCVSELQSFVQYGKESLARQERPVAVVFARAPPPAGTPAPLLLVCRVTSFYPRPIRVAWLQDGEEVGPGGRLSSSGILPNADLTYQLRSSLAVGPGDGHSYACRVEHSSLGGQSLLIPWGHSRPWGPGLAVGITLGALAVAAVAVVLWWRIRRGHRDVRPGEPRA; this is encoded by the exons ATGGCCCTGCTCGGAGACCTGGAGACCCACTCTCTGGATTGCAGCACCTGCAGGatccgcttcctgcagccctgggcccacCAGGGCCTGACCCCGAGGCAGTGGCAGGACCTGGAGACAATGTTCCATCGCTACCTGTCCAACTTCATCCTTCTCATGAACAAAGGGGTTAAGGATGAAGGGGAGCACT ACCCCTTTGTTATTCAGGTCTCCGCCGGTTGCGAGCTCCACCTCAACGGCACCTCACGGCAATTCTGTGACTCTGCGGTGAACGGCGAGGATTTCATCAGCTTCAACATGGACTCGGGCACCTGGGTCACTCAGCGCAGGGATAAGTTGGTCCTCAAGCCACTGGACTTTCTTAACCAGGATAAGAGCACGTCTGCCACGGCTCAGTTCCTCCTGAGAACAACGTGTGTCAGTGAACTCCAGAGCTTTGTCCAGTATGGGAAAGAGTCTCTGGCGAGACAAG AGCGGCCGGTCGCCGTGGTGTTTGCCCGAGCGCCTCCCCCAGCCGGGACCCCCGCGCCGTTACTGCTGGTTTGCCGGGTCACCAGTTTCTACCCCCGGCCCATCCGCGTGGCCTGGCTGCAGgacggggaggaggtggggccgggcgGGCGGCTGAGCTCCAGCGGGATCCTGCCCAACGCGGACCTGACCTACCAGCTGCGCAGCTCCCTGGCCGTGGGGCCGGGCGACGGGCACAGCTACGCCTGCCGGGTGGAGCACAGCAGCCTGGGGGGCCAGAGCCTGCTGATCCCCTGGG GGCACAGCAGGCCCTGGGGCCCCGGCCTGGCCGTGGGCATCACGCTGGGGGCTCTGGCCGTAGCCGCCGTGGCCGTGGTGCTGTGGTGGAGAATACGCAG GGGCCACCGGGACGTCAGACCAGGAGAACCCAGAGCCTGA
- the LOC141995658 gene encoding antigen-presenting glycoprotein CD1d-like, whose amino-acid sequence MLLPLLLLPWAWGALAASPPVPPGSLTLRLLKTTVFHNASSSNMEGMALLGDLETHSMDCSTCRIRFLQPWAHQGLTPRQWQDLETMFHGYLSKFILLMNKVVKDEGEHYPFVTQFSLGCELHLNGTSRQFYDAAMNGEDFISFNVDLGTWVAQRGDKLALSIRDLLNQDKSTSATTQFILRTTCVSELQSFVQYGKESLARQERPVAVVFARAPPPAGTPAPLLLVCRVTSFYPRPIRVAWLQDGEEVGPGGRLSSSGILPNADLTYQLRSSLAVGPGDGHSYACRVEHSSLGGQSLLIPWGHSRPWGPGLAVGITLGALAVAAVAVVLWWRIRRGHRDVRPGEPRP is encoded by the exons atgctgctccctctgctgctcctcccctgGGCATGGGGGGCCCTGGCCG cctcccctcctgtccccccagGGTCTCTCACCCTCCGGCTGCTCAAAACCACCGTCTTCCACAATGCCAGTTCTAGCAACATGGAGGGGATGGCCCTGCTCGGAGACCTGGAGACCCACTCCATGGACTGCAGCACCTGCAGGATCCGTTTTCTGCAGCCCTGGGCCCACCAGGGCCTGACCCCGAGGCAGTGGCAGGACCTGGAGACAATGTTCCATGGCTACCTGTCCAAATTTATCCTTCTCATGAACAAAGTGGTTAAGGATGAAGGGGAGCACT ACCCCTTTGTTACCCAGTTCTCCCTTGGCTGCGAGCTCCACCTCAACGGCACCTCACGGCAATTCTATGACGCCGCGATGAACGGCGAGGATTTCATCAGCTTCAACGTGGACTTGGGCACCTGGGTCGCTCAGCGCGGGGATAAGTTGGCCCTCAGCATCCGGGACCTTCTTAACCAGGATAAGAGCACATCTGCCACAACTCAGTTCATCCTGAGAACAACGTGTGTCAGTGAACTCCAGAGCTTTGTCCAGTACGGGAAAGAGTCTCTGGCGAGACAAG AGCGGCCGGTCGCCGTGGTGTTTGCCCGAGCGCCTCCCCCAGCCGGGACCCCCGCGCCGTTACTGCTGGTTTGCCGGGTCACCAGTTTCTACCCCCGGCCCATCCGCGTGGCCTGGCTGCAGgacggggaggaggtggggccgggcgGGCGGCTGAGCTCCAGCGGGATCCTGCCCAACGCGGACCTGACCTACCAGCTGCGCAGCTCCCTGGCCGTGGGGCCGGGCGACGGGCACAGCTACGCCTGCCGGGTGGAGCACAGCAGCCTGGGGGGCCAGAGCCTGCTGATCCCCTGGG GGCACAGCAGGCCCTGGGGCCCCGGCCTGGCCGTGGGCATCACGCTGGGGGCTCTGGCCGTAGCCGCCGTGGCCGTGGTGCTGTGGTGGAGAATACGCAG GGGCCACCGGGACGTCAGACCAGGAGAACCCAGACCCTGA